One Danio rerio strain Tuebingen ecotype United States chromosome 13, GRCz12tu, whole genome shotgun sequence DNA window includes the following coding sequences:
- the pla2g12b gene encoding group XIIB secretory phospholipase A2-like protein isoform X2, whose protein sequence is MFPRALPLLLLCISAGLAATLIQASVDAASVDSPAGESPDVNQENQAEHVLMADAPVEGKPAPSATEESEDDDDWGFGSIRGSLQSVNGYFDSILELMGGRDGVCQFRCRYGKAPQPRPGYQMSEPDGCSTSLLGFQFDMGVPAMTKCCNQLDICYETCGSNKYRCDTKFRWCLHSICGDLKKSLGLMSKVEACETFADTMYNTVWTLGCRPFMNGQRASCYCEGEEKDEL, encoded by the exons ATGTTTCCTCGCGCACTACCCCTGCTCCTGCTGTGTATCTCTGCAGGCTTGGCTGCGACTCTTATCCAGGCTTCAGTAGATGCGGCCTCAGTAGATTCGCCTGCTGGTGAAAGCCCAGATGTTAATCAGGAGAATCAGGCAGAGCATGTTTTAATGGCAGATGCCCCTGTTGAGGGAAAACCTGCACCGAGTGCCACAGAAGAATCTGAGGACGATGATGACTGGGGGTTCGGCTCTATCCGAGGAAGTTTACAGTCAGTCAATGGCTATTTTGACTCAATACTGGAGTTGATGGGAGGCCGTGATGGTGTATGTCAGTTCCGCTGCAGATATG GTAAAGCTCCTCAGCCTCGTCCTGGCTATCAGATGTCAGAACCTGATGGTTGTAGCACGTCCCTGCTTGGCTTCCAG TTTGATATGGGTGTCCCAGCCATGACCAAATGTTGCAACCAGTTAGATATTTGCTACGAAACCTGTGGATCCAACAAGTACCGCTGTGACACCAAATTCCGCTGGTGCCTCCACAGCATCTGCGGTGACCTGAAGAAGAGTCTGGGCCTTATGTCCAAAGTTGAAG CATGTGAGACCTTTGCAGACACCATGTACAACACTGTGTGGACTTTGGGCTGCAGACCCTTCATGAACGGCCAAAGGGCGTCCTGCTATTGCGAAGGAGAAGAGAAGGATGAGCTCTGA
- the pla2g12b gene encoding group XIIB secretory phospholipase A2-like protein isoform X1 produces the protein MFPRALPLLLLCISAGLAATLIQASVDAASVDSPAGESPDVNQENQAEHVLMADAPVEGKPAPSATEESEDDDDWGFGSIRGSLQSVNGYFDSILELMGGRDGVCQFRCRYGKAPQPRPGYQMSEPDGCSTSLLGFQVPNSFDMGVPAMTKCCNQLDICYETCGSNKYRCDTKFRWCLHSICGDLKKSLGLMSKVEACETFADTMYNTVWTLGCRPFMNGQRASCYCEGEEKDEL, from the exons ATGTTTCCTCGCGCACTACCCCTGCTCCTGCTGTGTATCTCTGCAGGCTTGGCTGCGACTCTTATCCAGGCTTCAGTAGATGCGGCCTCAGTAGATTCGCCTGCTGGTGAAAGCCCAGATGTTAATCAGGAGAATCAGGCAGAGCATGTTTTAATGGCAGATGCCCCTGTTGAGGGAAAACCTGCACCGAGTGCCACAGAAGAATCTGAGGACGATGATGACTGGGGGTTCGGCTCTATCCGAGGAAGTTTACAGTCAGTCAATGGCTATTTTGACTCAATACTGGAGTTGATGGGAGGCCGTGATGGTGTATGTCAGTTCCGCTGCAGATATG GTAAAGCTCCTCAGCCTCGTCCTGGCTATCAGATGTCAGAACCTGATGGTTGTAGCACGTCCCTGCTTGGCTTCCAGGTACCGAATAGT TTTGATATGGGTGTCCCAGCCATGACCAAATGTTGCAACCAGTTAGATATTTGCTACGAAACCTGTGGATCCAACAAGTACCGCTGTGACACCAAATTCCGCTGGTGCCTCCACAGCATCTGCGGTGACCTGAAGAAGAGTCTGGGCCTTATGTCCAAAGTTGAAG CATGTGAGACCTTTGCAGACACCATGTACAACACTGTGTGGACTTTGGGCTGCAGACCCTTCATGAACGGCCAAAGGGCGTCCTGCTATTGCGAAGGAGAAGAGAAGGATGAGCTCTGA